Proteins encoded by one window of Lathyrus oleraceus cultivar Zhongwan6 chromosome 1, CAAS_Psat_ZW6_1.0, whole genome shotgun sequence:
- the LOC127126212 gene encoding xyloglucan endotransglucosylase/hydrolase protein A, which translates to MSSSSFSYLLTCLILLSSLSYISFAANPRTPIDVPFGRNYVPTWAYDHIKYLNGGSQIQLTLDKYTGTGFQSKGSYLFGHFSMYIQMVAGDSAGTVTAFYLSSQNAEHDEIDFEFLGNRTGEPYILQTNVFTGGKGDREQRIYLWFDPTKAYHRYSVLWNMFQIIFFVDDVPIRVFKNNNELGIKYPFNQPMKIYNSLWNADDWATRGGLEKTDWSKAPFIASYKGFHVDGCEASVNAKFCDTQGKRWWDQPEFHDLDAAQWQRLKWVHSKYIIYNYCTDRKHFPQIPAECVRDRDI; encoded by the exons atgtcttcttcttctttttcttatttGTTGACTTGTCTTATTTTGTTATCATCACTTTCATATATCTCCTTTGCTGCCAATCCAAGAACTCCTATTGATGTTCCATTTGGCCGTAATTATGTTCCTACTTGGGCTTATGATCATATCAAATACTTAAATGGTGGCTCTCAAATTCAGCTTACTCTTGATAAGTACACTG GTACTGGCTTCCAATCTAAAGGGTCTTATTTATTTGGCCACTTTAGTATGTACATCCAAATGGTTGCTGGTGATTCAGCAGGCACAGTCACTGCTTTCTAT TTATCTTCTCAAAATGCAGAACATGATGAGATAGACTTTGAATTCTTAGGAAACAGAACAGGTGAACCTTACATATTACAAACAAATGTTTTCACAGGAGGCAAAGGTGACAGAGAACAAAGAATCTATCTTTGGTTTGATCCTACAAAAGCTTATCATAGATATTCTGTCTTGTGGAACATGTTTCAAATTAT TTTCTTTGTGGATGATGTCCCAATTAGGGTATTCAAGAACAACAATGAGTTAGGAATAAAATATCCATTTAATCAACCAATGAAAATATACAATAGTTTATGGAATGCTGATGATTGGGCCACAAGGGGTGGTTTGGAGAAAACAGATTGGTCAAAAGCACCATTTATAGCTTCTTACAAAGGGTTTCATGTTGATGGTTGTGAAGCTTCTGTCAATGCAAAATTTTGTGACACACAAGGAAAAAGATGGTGGGATCAGCCTGAATTTCATGATCTTGATGCTGCTCAATGGCAAAGGTTAAAATGGGTGCATTCGAAATATATCATTTATAATTATTGTACCGATCGTAAACATTTTCCTCAAATTCCTGCGGAGTGTGTAAGAGACAGagatatttaa